Within Microbacterium oryzae, the genomic segment CGCACGCCCGTGCAGTGGACCAGCCACCCACTCGCCGGGTTTACAGAGGGCACGCCCTGGATCGACGTCAACCCCAACACGTCATGGCTCAACGCAAACGCGCAGTACGGACAGCCCGGCTCTGTCTTCGAGCACTACCGATCGCTCATCGCCCTGCGCCACGAGCTCCCCGTTGTCGCTCTTGGGTCCTTCCGACGCATCGATACGGACTCGCGGGCGGTCTTCGCATTCGAGCGCCGTCTGGAAGCAGCAACCCTGATCGTGATCGCGAATCTCTCGTCGACGAACACCAGAGTCGACCTCAGCGACGAACTTCCCACCATCTGGTCGAGTCGTCTCTTGCTCTCCAACTGGACAGACGGGCAGGCCAGCGGCCAGCAGTTCCGTCCGTGGGAAGCCCGCGTCTACAGCCTCTGATCGCCTTCTTCCAAGGGGTGGGCACCCGACAACGTAGTCAGGAGAATGAACGTGAGGAAATTCACAAATCGGTTGCTTGGCATCACCGCCGCCGCGACCCTCGTCGCGGCCGGGGTTGTGCTCCCAGCGCTACCAGCCGCAGCCGCAACGGTAAGCGACGCGTGGACAGACAAGGCGCGATACGCCCCCGGTCAACAGGTCACTGTAACCGCCGAGGTCGCAGGAACCGGCAGCGTGCAGTTCTCCCTGGTGCACCTCGGTGTCGTCGTACAGACGGGAACTGTCCAAGCCACCGGAGCCGGAACAGTGAGCTGGACCGTCACGCCACCGACCGCTGACTTCACCGGGTACATGGTGCACGTCGACGCGGGGACCACTGCGACCCAGACAGCGATCGACGTTTCCAGCACCTGGACACGATTTCCACGAATGGGCTACCTCGACGAATACCCCGCCGGCATGACTGCAACCGAGCGAGAGGAAGTCGTTTCCGAACTGTCGGAGAAGTATCACCTCAACGCGCTGCAGTATTACGACTGGATGTGGCGCCACGAGGCCCCAATCGAGCGCGACAGCTCGGGCGAGCTCGTCGACACATGGACCGCGTGGAACGGCGATGTGATAGCCCCCTCCACGGTGTCCGGACTTATCGACGCGGGACACGAGCTCAACATGGCCGCGTTGCCATACTCCATGAGCTACGCCGCCCTCGAGGGATTCACTACGAACGGAGTGAGCGCCGACTGGCGCTTGAAGTACGCGAAAGACGGCACCGACTGGAAGTTCCAGATGTTGCCCAAC encodes:
- a CDS encoding glycoside hydrolase family 66 protein is translated as MRKFTNRLLGITAAATLVAAGVVLPALPAAAATVSDAWTDKARYAPGQQVTVTAEVAGTGSVQFSLVHLGVVVQTGTVQATGAGTVSWTVTPPTADFTGYMVHVDAGTTATQTAIDVSSTWTRFPRMGYLDEYPAGMTATEREEVVSELSEKYHLNALQYYDWMWRHEAPIERDSSGELVDTWTAWNGDVIAPSTVSGLIDAGHELNMAALPYSMSYAALEGFTTNGVSADWRLKYAKDGTDWKFQMLPNRPDTNLWIMDPTNTDWRDHITAQYSDQIDTFDFDGTHIDQLGNWGDGASNGGMTDAAGNPVDIPIGFRDLVADTREQTGKPVGFNAVDGFAGSSLASSSSDYLYTELWENHETYAEVQDYLATQRAQSGGKAAVTAAYLNY